From the genome of Lonchura striata isolate bLonStr1 chromosome 18, bLonStr1.mat, whole genome shotgun sequence:
gctgGTTTATCCCCTTGGCACTGGAGCCAGCTCCTGGATTACACAGccaaaccctccctgccttTTCCATGCTTAGAAGCACCTGGCCGTGCCCATCCCGTGGCATCCCGGGGCGTGAGGGCATTTAGGGGATTTAGGGGATTTGTGGGAGGCTGTGACTCTGCGAGCTTGGCTCTGCCATCAGAGGTCAGCATGAATCAGCAGTGGAGCTCCAAGGACAACCCAGCCTCGGGAAAAAGGATGTAGGCATTCCATCCTGTTTGCTTGTGGTgctgggggacagggagagaCCCAGTGCTGGTGGTTTTGGCCCAAAACACATTCCAAGGAAGGCTAAAAGAGGCTGATCCATGGGGCAGTGAGGGAAGGAAGCAGCACAGCTAGCTCAGTCCTTTGCATCCTTCTTTTCTGTGATCCTGGAGCCTGAGAAGCCAGAGCTGGGGGTGATTCTCTCACCTCCCTCCTGCCACCTCCATTCCTTGCCAGAGGTGGCTCCCCAGGAGTGTGCTATTTCCCTCCAGTGGGGGAAAAACCCCCAGGGAAGGGTTCTGTGGTGTGCATTTTTATCCCTCAACATGCAGAGCAGGACTTGGATCCACGACTGACCCATAGCTGCTCTCCCCAGGGCGCCTGAATGTGAAGAACGAGGAGATCGATGAGATGATAAAGGAGGCACCGGGCCCCATCAACTTCACCGTGTTCCTCACCATGTTTGGGGAGAAGCTCAAGGGTGAGAGGGCAcctgggagggagctgggagtggTCAGTGGCATTCCtatgccccaaaattcccgctGATTTGCAATACCAACCATCCCTAGGTGCAGAGATCCAGCTCTTATCCCATGTCTCCCCAAACTGCTGGGGGGTATGAGATGGtctccgtgcctcagtttccccagccaCTTACAAAACCCAAAtggttgtgctgctgctgctgctgtcccctaGGAAGAGGGGACAGCTCTTGCAGCACCTCTGAGCCTGCTGAGTGCCAAGAGTGGCCCTCCCTGGCTAGAGCCAGGCTTTGACCGACCATCCCATCTGGCTGTGCCCTGAATCACGTACTTAAGCCAAGGAatgcagcctcctgctggtcTCCAAGAGGCTGCAGGGCCCCAAGGGCTGTGCCTGGAGCTCTATAAATACGCTCCAAAGATTAGATAAATGCCGACACCGCCTGCTCTGTGCTCACACCGCGGCCCTACGGCTGCTCCTCTGCGTGCCACCGACTCCAGTCTCCAGCTGCAGGGTCAGCATTCCTGCAGGCACCCCCCCACTTTCCAGTCTGCCCCCCATTTTGCCCCCGAGGCTGGGAGAAGCAGGAGGTTGCAGTTGGCTTCCTACTTTACCATCTCGAATGGCCACGGCTTTGTCACCCACAGGTGCGGACCCGGAGGAGACAATCCTGAATGCATTCAAGGTGTTTGATCCAGAGGGGAAAGGCCTGAAATCTGCCTAGTGAGTGCAGGGGTACCCGGGGCAGGGAGTGCTGGGGGTGTCCCCATCAGGACCTGCCCAGTTCTCACCGCGCTCTCTCCTTTGCAGCATCAAAGAAATGCTGATGACGCAGGGGGAGAGGTTTTCCCAGGAAGAGGTATGATCTCCTTCCCACCCCTGCCAGCCTCCCTCCATCCTAACAGACCCCATCCCTCCTCCAAGCCCTGGTCCCAAACACCTCCCATGGCACTTTTTGTCACTGCTTTTCCCCGGCAGATCGATCAGATGTTCGCTGCCTTCCCTCCGGACATGTCTGGCAACCTGGACTACAAGAACCTGGTCCATGTCATTACTCATGGTGAAGAGAAGGACTAGCccaggctcagggctggggctgccactGCAAGATCACCTCTCCCTAGGTCACACGGGGGttccctttcctcttcccctGGAGAGGCATGTGCCTGGGAATTTGGCACGGGAATGGCATTCACATTAAACAGCCTTTTGGCAAGAGGAAATCCAGCTGCTGGCGTGAGCAGTGCTTGGGCTCGTGTGGTGTGCCTGTGCCCCGTGGGAGCCCTCAGATCCTTCCAGACCCTGCTGGCCTCAGCACCCCAGACCTTCTGCAGGTGACCCTCACGTGTCCTCGAGCCCCTCTGCCTCCCAGTGCCACTGCCAGCCCCAACCCAGCCTGTCCCACACTGGGCTGTGCCCATCCCCGAGGGCCAGCACTGAGCTCAGATTTCCTTTAGGCAGCAGAGAGTTGTCAGCTTCTGGCAGCTTAGCAGGGAACACCCCATGAGCACACTCACCCCCTGCACCCCACGTGCCAGGCCCTGCCCTCGGGCACAGCGCAGGATTGGCACCGTGGTCCCCATCTCTGGCTGCGGGGAGTGCCACAGGGTGCGTGACAGGGATGTCACCCCGTGGCAGAGCCCAAGTCCCACCCGGCTGCAGGTGATGTCAGCAGTGGGTGAAGCCATGCCAAAATATCACCCGGTGAGGCTCTGAAGCCTGTGAAAGGTGTCGGGCTCCTTCCAGAGAAGGAAGATGGAATGATGTGCAGGATGCAGAAGCTCAAGCAATGAAACTGCTTCTTTAATTCCCTGGTGGGCTCTTGGTCTCTGatgggctcctggcccctggTGGGCTCCCGGTCTCGGACGGGCTCCTGGCCCCTGATGCACTCTGTGATGTgaatctcctcctcctcctgcccgaGCTGGAGGGCCTggccagctcctcctcctgcctctggAGAACGAGCTGACGCAGCCGAGCCCGGCCCAGCGGCTCTTCTGCTGCCAAAGAGAATGGCCATCCCATAATACACAGTTTTACAGGCCTCATACCCCTCGGTGGGGCAGGACAGGCTGGAGGGGATGGGCTGAGAAGGACATGAGGCAGCAAGTCTTGGCCAGGCAGCCGCGGGGGATTGGGGAGCGGCTGCTGCCCACCCATGGCCCCTCTCTCCCCGCTCCCTGCTCACCGGTTTTGGGGTCAGTGGTCTCCAGGTCTGGGGGGGGTGGGCAGAGCGTGGCCCTGTCCATGGTCCAGAGGAGGTTGGAGGCTCCCTGGAGGGGGCTGATGAAGGCCTGGGCGCGCTGGGTACGATCGATGGACGTGTAGCACAGCAAGGACTCCCTCAGCAGGAACTCCTTGATCTTGTTCTCCACGGGACCTGGGTGGGAAGGAGCAGTGTCCCGCAGTGTCCCTGCCCCAGgaccctgcccagagcaggggaTCCACTGGCTTCCCTCCCCCAGGGTCAGGGGGCCAAGGCTGAGTCAtggaatcataaaatcacagagtCGTTAATGTTGGAACAGACCTCCAaaatcaccaagtccaacctcATCCTGAATATCCCCTGCCTGTTAAAGCATAccaaagtgccacatccactTTATTTTTGGAACACTTCAAGGGTGGTGgttcaaccacttccctgggaagccagttccagtgcttgaccactatttcagtgaagaaattcttcctagtatccaacctgaacctcccctcaTGCAATTCCCCTTGGCTTCTTGCTGTCTCCCTGAGAAGAGAGGCAGACCCCCATTGCACTTCAGCACCCAGAGCCACAATGAGGGTTTGGGATGTTTATACACACTGGGATTTTATACATCCAAATGAGCTCCTAAATTTGCTGGGAATTTGGCATTGCAAATTTGCCTTGGGGCACACATGACCGATGGGAcaggggaaaacaaaagttCAATTTAAACACAAGTGCAAGCAGGTGGTGGACAGGACTTCTCAGAGCATGGGGCACAGGAAGATGGGCAGCCCTGACCTACCAAAAACTGGCACCAAGCTCTCCCCAAGAGGCTTCACTATCATTGTAGTGTCACAGTCCATGTCCTTCAAGAGGGTCTCTATGTGAGATTGGATCTGTCCCAGGAGTTTGCTGCTCTCCTTGAATTTGTCCTCATACTTGTTGGCTTCCTCGGTGGTCTCTGTTATTTTTGCCTACCAGCAAAGGTCTTTGTGTCACAAAGGTGTCACACCAGCCCCTCGCTGACCCCACcaccccagtgctgcccagttTCAGTCTGGAGACAGAATCACAGGAGCCCAGGATggctcaggttggaagggaccacaatGGGTGGTCTGGTCCAACCTCTACTttgggtcatcccagagcacagagcacagggttGTGTCCAGACAGTTCTTGAATATCCCCAGCTGTCCAtgctggacagggctggcagGAACCCCACAGCCACCCTCTCACCATGCACTGGGAGCTGTAAAACCTTTGCAGGGCCCTTTTCTGCCCACACCTCTCCAGCCACTGGCCAGAGCAGCATTTACAGCACCAGACTCCCTGGGAAATGTGCTGGGACAGACAGGGATGTGCTCCTCTTCCAGAGGGAATCCAGGGCCACCCtacctccagctcctgcaggacgTGAGTCCAGGTTTTCTCTGCCTGTTGTCGCTGTGCTCTGATGACCTTCATGTCACCCTGTGGGAACACCAGCACGGTGGAATCCTACCCGCCCCACCAGgaggctggggacagcccagggagcagggacacctccaggacaACCCCAGTTCCCTCTGAGGCAGCCGCACGCTGCTCGGGGAAGCTCCTGGCTCCTCGGGACCCTGCAGTATTTTTGCTGGGTACGCGGTGGCAGCATTGAGACGCGTTTAGCTGCGAGAACGCAGCGGGGTCGTGGGTTTGGCTGCTCCTCTCTGCATCCCCCCCAAAGCCGTGCGGCTGGTGCCAGGCTCTGGTGTGGGCAGTGATGCCCGACACTCGGGAGAGGACAAAGCCACCCTGACCTAAAATCACTGCCTGGAAAGGGGGACACAAGGAGAGCCAGGAACAGACCTGGATCTCCCGGATCCTCTGCCTGGGACCCTCGTTCCTGACGTTCAGCCTAACGGCGTAGCCAAAGAGGATGAAGAATCTCCTGTCCTTTTCAAGGAAGTCCTCCAAGAAATCATCGATGTCTCCGTCCGACAGCTCCAGCAGACGCTTGTAGGCCACCTCATAGCTCTCCTTTTGGCTCCTTTTGGCCCTC
Proteins encoded in this window:
- the MYL2 gene encoding LOW QUALITY PROTEIN: myosin regulatory light chain 2, ventricular/cardiac muscle isoform (The sequence of the model RefSeq protein was modified relative to this genomic sequence to represent the inferred CDS: inserted 1 base in 1 codon; substituted 1 base at 1 genomic stop codon), which codes for MGLFLTPRGVYLLFQPGGXEGVPLGHPSQXHRQLSEAMAPKKAKKRIEGANSNVFSMFEQAQIQEFKEAFTIMDQNRDGFIDKADLRDTFAALGRLNVKNEEIDEMIKEAPGPINFTVFLTMFGEKLKGADPEETILNAFKVFDPEGKGLKSAYIKEMLMTQGERFSQEEIDQMFAAFPPDMSGNLDYKNLVHVITHGEEKD
- the CCDC63 gene encoding coiled-coil domain-containing protein 63, whose product is MQAQEKAIDDLKQEHRHVTLMLSQIYSPSSVILENRNRMKVQSLLQTRMQNDALIKERKAQLADLAKQVVELEKKIVKQRDTNWRMLEAKSQKHLQKKIELLEIRLSHVTVRYNTIMTRNSRLREETASLKIQKAIYDSNYWKLEKSLVQQNKLLNAAIEQATEDYKQWMEDLGRISDIRDVHYRETIQYNIRLLERKCALHQENRLKNFFLSKCADLSALKERAKQREAFEAAERAKRSQKESYEVAYKRLLELSDGDIDDFLEDFLEKDRRFFILFGYAVRLNVRNEGPRQRIREIQGDMKVIRAQRQQAEKTWTHVLQELEAKITETTEEANKYEDKFKESSKLLGQIQSHIETLLKDMDCDTTMIVKPLGESLVPVFGPVENKIKEFLLRESLLCYTSIDRTQRAQAFISPLQGASNLLWTMDRATLCPPPPDLETTDPKTAEEPLGRARLRQLVLQRQEEELARPSSSGRRRRRFTSQSASGARSPSETGSPPGARSPSETKSPPGN